Proteins from one Bufo gargarizans isolate SCDJY-AF-19 chromosome 8, ASM1485885v1, whole genome shotgun sequence genomic window:
- the LOC122945841 gene encoding uncharacterized oxidoreductase TM_0325-like isoform X1 translates to MAAARGTEQVVSLRGKVCLVTGASSGIGAGTALLFARLGARLALNGRNEEKLKETARGCEEFCDQKPLLVLGDLADEAVVRGMVEQTVAHFGQLDVLVNNAAIMVMGSIEDTTLQDYDRMMNVNVRSVLYLTQLAVPHLIKTKGNIVNVSSVAGLRSFPEVLAYCMSKSAVDQLTRCAALDLASKQVRVNAVCPGTIMTDLLQRAGLSEEQYTQFLEHSKQTHTLGRHGNVEEVARAIAFLASDAASFITGVTMPVDGGRHAMCPR, encoded by the exons ATGGCAGCTGCAAGAGGGACGGAGCAA GTGGTGTCTTTGCGTGGTAAGGTGTGCCTGGTGACGGGGGCCAGCTCTGGGATCGGGGccggcactgccttacttttTGCCCGTCTAGGGGCCCGGTTGGCTCTTAATGGAAGAAATGAAGAGAAATTGAAGGAGACGGCTCGGGGCTGCGAGGAGTTCTGTGACCAGAAG CCGCTGCTGGTTCTGGGAGACCTGGCGGATGAGGCGGTGGTGCGGGGGATGGTGGAACAGACTGTGGCGCACTTCGGACAGCTGGACGTGCTGGTGAACAATGCAGCGATAATGGTCATGGGGAGTATAGAGGACACAACGCTGCAGGACTACGACCGCATGATGAACGTGAACGTCCG GTCCGTGTTGTACCTCACCCAGCTGGCCGTGCCGCATCTCATCAAGACCAAAGGAAACATCGTGAACGTTTCCAGCGTTGCTGGGCTGAGATCG TTCCCCGAGGTCCTGGCCTATTGTATGTCCAAGTCTGCAGTTGACCAGTTGACCAGATGTGCAGCTCTGG ATCTGGCGAGTAAACAAGTTCGAGTGAACGCCGTCTG TCCAGGGACCATTATGACGGATTTACTTCAGCGAGCTGGCCTGAGCGAGGAGCAGTACACGCAG TTTCTGGAGCACAGCAAGCAAACCCACACCCTGGGGCGGCACGGCAATGTAGAGGAAGTGGCCCGAGCAATTGCCTTCCTGGCTTCAGATGCTGCGTCTTTTATCACTGGGGTCACCATGCCAGTAGACGGTGGACGCCACGCCATGTGCCCGAGATAa
- the LOC122945841 gene encoding uncharacterized oxidoreductase TM_0325-like isoform X2 codes for MAAARGTEQVVSLRGKVCLVTGASSGIGAGTALLFARLGARLALNGRNEEKLKETARGCEEFCDQKPLLVLGDLADEAVVRGMVEQTVAHFGQLDVLVNNAAIMVMGSIEDTTLQDYDRMMNVNVRSVLYLTQLAVPHLIKTKGNIVNVSSVAGLRSSRDHYDGFTSASWPERGAVHAVSGAQQANPHPGAARQCRGSGPSNCLPGFRCCVFYHWGHHASRRWTPRHVPEITV; via the exons ATGGCAGCTGCAAGAGGGACGGAGCAA GTGGTGTCTTTGCGTGGTAAGGTGTGCCTGGTGACGGGGGCCAGCTCTGGGATCGGGGccggcactgccttacttttTGCCCGTCTAGGGGCCCGGTTGGCTCTTAATGGAAGAAATGAAGAGAAATTGAAGGAGACGGCTCGGGGCTGCGAGGAGTTCTGTGACCAGAAG CCGCTGCTGGTTCTGGGAGACCTGGCGGATGAGGCGGTGGTGCGGGGGATGGTGGAACAGACTGTGGCGCACTTCGGACAGCTGGACGTGCTGGTGAACAATGCAGCGATAATGGTCATGGGGAGTATAGAGGACACAACGCTGCAGGACTACGACCGCATGATGAACGTGAACGTCCG GTCCGTGTTGTACCTCACCCAGCTGGCCGTGCCGCATCTCATCAAGACCAAAGGAAACATCGTGAACGTTTCCAGCGTTGCTGGGCTGAGATCG TCCAGGGACCATTATGACGGATTTACTTCAGCGAGCTGGCCTGAGCGAGGAGCAGTACACGCAG TTTCTGGAGCACAGCAAGCAAACCCACACCCTGGGGCGGCACGGCAATGTAGAGGAAGTGGCCCGAGCAATTGCCTTCCTGGCTTCAGATGCTGCGTCTTTTATCACTGGGGTCACCATGCCAGTAGACGGTGGACGCCACGCCATGTGCCCGAGATAacggtgtaa